A stretch of Henckelia pumila isolate YLH828 chromosome 4, ASM3356847v2, whole genome shotgun sequence DNA encodes these proteins:
- the LOC140861697 gene encoding uncharacterized protein, producing MCEIGTIQDGLSFSDKDLENPRGTHNDALIISATISNFWVKKILVDSGSSTNIIFHDAFVKLGISNAQFTPFNTPLVGFFGEIVEALGEVTLPLSLGSYPKRFTKMVKFLLVKASCAYNMILRRPNLNIFQAIGSTYHMKLKFPTPEGVGEAIGDYRLARECHAVTLRGSSGNHKRQVSSKERAPKPGKILRENGIHLVDEEAERKERITATKTLKHVEIVPIDPKKTLKIGTELPSELEEKLKILLGRNLDVFAWGDEPLPGIPHKYALHHLRVDPKMRPMKQNKRAFDPEKNRHIAAEVEKLLAAKYIRPVSYPNWLANVVLVPKPEGKWRLCIDFTYLNKACPKYLFPLPQINLLVDSTAGCELLTFLDAYQGYNQIGLAPEDQEKSSFITNRGIYCYDVMPFGLKNDGATYQRLVNTMF from the coding sequence ATGTGTGAAATTGGAACCATCCAAGATGGATTATCATTCAGTGACAAAGATCTAGAGAACCCTCGGGGTACCCATAATGATGCTTTAATCATCTCAGCCACAATCtccaatttttgggtaaaaaaaATTCTAGTGGATTCAGGAAGTTCGACCaacataatttttcatgatgCATTTGTCAAGTTGGGTATTAGTAATGCACAGTTTACTCCATTCAACACTCCACTAGTCGGATTTTTTGGAGAAATAGTTGAAGCTTTGGGAGAAGTAACGCTTCCTCTTTCCTTGGGTTCTTACCCCAAGCGGTTTACTAAGATGGTGAAATTCCTTTTAGTAAAGGCTTCATGTGCGTACAATATGATATTGAGACGACCAAATCTCAATATATTCCAAGCCATCGGATCGACCTATCATATGAAGCTGAAATTTCCGACTCCAGAAGGAGTAGGAGAAGCCATTGGTGACTATCGTCTAGCCAGAGAGTGTCATGCGGTGACACTACGGGGTTCATCAGGAAATCATAAAAGACAAGTTTCTAGTAAGGAAAGAGCACCGAAACCAGGAAAAATTTTGCGTGAAAACGGGATACATTTGGTGGATGAGGAAGCCGAGAGAAAAGAAAGAATAACAGCAACCAAAACTCTAAAACACGTGGAAATCGTTCCAATTGATCCCAAGAAAACACTGAAAATCGGGACCGAATTACCTTCTGAATTGGAAGAAAAGTTGAAAATTTTGCTCGGTCGCAACTTGGACGTGTTTGCCTGGGGTGATGAGCCTCTACCCGGAATACCTCATAAATATGCACTCCATCACCTCCGTGTTGATCCGAAAATGAGACCGATGAAGCAAAATAAAAGAGCATTTGACCCAGAAAAAAATCGACATATAGCCGCTGAAGTGGAAAAACTCTTAGCGGCAAAATACATCAGACCAGTTTCATACCCAAATTGGCTGGCAAATGTTGTCTTAGTACCAAAACCCGAAGGAAAATGGCGTTTGTGCATAGATTTCACTTATCTCAACAAAGCATGCCCCAAATATCTGTTTCCACTCCCACAAATTAACTTATTAGTTGATTCGACAGCAGGATGCGAGTTGCTCACTTTTCTTGATGCATATCAAGGATACAATCAGATCGGCCTAGCGCCAGAAGACCAGGAAAAATCAAGTTTCATAACTAATCGAGGAATTTATTGTTATGATgttatgccgtttgggttgaaaAATGATGGAGCTACCTATCAACGTCTGGTAAATACCATGTTCTAA